The following are from one region of the Paenibacillus bovis genome:
- a CDS encoding glycoside hydrolase family 125 protein, giving the protein MTQSMANIHMPPMSLPPAVKKVLQEAEERLAHRPRLAEQFKNCFPNTLETTTKLLDDDTTFVITGDIPALWLRDSVEQLMHYVPICGEDEELQRIIRGLIRRHMFYLSIDPYANAFNETANDWHWDPADETEMGPWVWERKFELDSLCFTVRLAYHYWKASGKSDIFDSGFKQGLRSIYELWRTEQHHMEESPYRFTRRNCPSIDTIRNQGKGMPVNYTGMIWSGFRPSDDACELHYNIPSNMFAVVCLRQMQEMVRFVYRDLEFAAELAQMEEEVQHGIELYGIYHHPQYGRIYAYETDGFGNYCLMDDAGTPSLLSMPYLSYCAVDDPMYLQTRRFILSTENPFYFEGKAARGMGSPHTPPDYIWHMGLSMQGLTASTDEEMLAMIDMLEATDADTGYMHEGFHADDPATFTRPWFAWSNSLFSHLVYTAMQKGLLDK; this is encoded by the coding sequence ATGACTCAATCCATGGCCAATATTCATATGCCCCCAATGTCTCTGCCGCCTGCCGTGAAAAAGGTGCTTCAGGAAGCCGAGGAACGTCTGGCTCATCGACCGCGGCTGGCCGAACAGTTCAAGAATTGTTTTCCCAATACGCTGGAGACGACAACCAAGCTGCTGGATGATGATACGACCTTTGTCATTACCGGCGATATTCCTGCACTCTGGCTTCGCGATTCGGTGGAACAGTTGATGCATTACGTACCGATCTGTGGGGAAGATGAAGAGCTGCAGCGTATTATTCGCGGTTTGATTCGCCGCCATATGTTCTATCTGTCTATAGATCCGTATGCCAATGCATTCAATGAGACAGCCAATGACTGGCACTGGGACCCGGCAGATGAGACGGAGATGGGGCCGTGGGTCTGGGAGCGCAAGTTTGAACTGGATTCGCTGTGCTTTACCGTCCGGCTGGCCTATCATTATTGGAAAGCCAGCGGCAAATCCGACATTTTCGATAGTGGATTCAAGCAGGGACTGCGCAGCATCTATGAATTATGGCGTACCGAGCAGCATCATATGGAAGAATCACCTTACCGTTTTACCCGGCGCAATTGTCCGTCGATTGATACGATTCGTAACCAGGGTAAAGGGATGCCGGTCAACTATACAGGCATGATCTGGTCGGGTTTCCGTCCAAGCGATGATGCCTGCGAGCTTCATTATAATATTCCGTCCAATATGTTTGCAGTGGTCTGTCTGCGCCAGATGCAGGAGATGGTACGTTTTGTATACCGCGATCTGGAATTTGCTGCAGAGCTGGCGCAGATGGAAGAAGAGGTGCAGCATGGCATCGAGTTGTACGGTATTTATCATCACCCACAATATGGCCGGATCTACGCTTATGAGACAGACGGATTCGGCAACTACTGCCTGATGGATGATGCCGGTACACCGAGCCTGTTGTCCATGCCGTATCTGAGCTACTGTGCAGTAGATGATCCGATGTATTTGCAGACCCGGCGTTTTATTCTTAGTACGGAAAATCCATTTTATTTTGAAGGCAAAGCCGCACGCGGAATGGGCAGCCCTCATACCCCACCAGATTATATCTGGCATATGGGACTATCCATGCAGGGTCTGACAGCCAGTACCGACGAAGAAATGCTCGCCATGATCGATATGCTGGAAGCCACCGATGCCGATACCGGCTATATGCACGAAGGCTTCCATGCTGACGATCCTGCTACATTTACCCGTCCCTGGTTTGCCTGGTCGAACAGCCTGTTTTCCCATCTTGTCTACACCGCCATGCAAAAAGGATTGCTGGACAAGTAA
- a CDS encoding helix-turn-helix domain-containing protein codes for MKKQVIRRGQHVYTYYRLVESYRDTDGKVRHQTIRYLGRLDDEAAAAVRRQLREGSLDYGPIDSPQTIVSHSEPHPHRPPAVPGSLPLLWRPVSFTTIRFDTPAKSEWMVADRDTLLMIGKGSARVTIRGHAADMDAQQILFCPEGAGFHIGNAGHEPLELFHLVLQEIPTDADYPLATTTSAKLAAWPSFLPAGGKGDWSESAVILHIQSPAEIRRLCGELNTYDEHSVHQPLQMLRFYRNFYELLHLLCMETEGTVQNDHLTFEQMIQYVQTHYRENLRRDELARQMGVTPEHFSRLFRSYKGCSFSTYLSRVRLNQARLDFQLSQTSTDMIARRCGYSDVHYFSRKFKQQFGLPPSQYRTSLKQYAACDIPLTSMLLYLGIKPAAGYLNLNMLRLWQEHFWPLSSAEAGGSSSEAQETKPYLQLSDLENLPTPSSEWIQTIQPDLLFAYEDHPNIEQLNEYVPVQQLALEHYNWREQWLWLAERVQRQHQAQAWLQSWDTRLEVARQDIQSWLSRRETVGIYKIVAEKVYVYGNLRSMGGPLIYDGLGCEAPESVQQQIIRKGLLNIEVPLPQLDHYAADHMIVIHYPVEHQNRELRQTSPSVMNSSWWNQLPAVQAGKVYMMDPHIFYGFDPFSQELQLDRWLQCLASYLP; via the coding sequence TTGAAAAAACAAGTGATACGGCGCGGACAGCATGTCTACACCTATTATCGACTGGTCGAATCGTATCGCGATACCGATGGCAAAGTGCGGCATCAAACGATCCGTTACCTGGGACGATTAGATGATGAAGCAGCAGCGGCTGTTCGCAGACAATTACGAGAAGGCTCGCTGGACTATGGCCCAATCGATTCTCCTCAAACGATAGTATCCCATTCAGAGCCTCATCCTCACCGTCCGCCAGCTGTGCCAGGCAGCCTCCCTCTTCTGTGGAGACCTGTTTCGTTTACAACTATCCGTTTTGATACGCCTGCTAAATCTGAATGGATGGTTGCTGATCGAGATACCCTGCTCATGATTGGCAAGGGCAGCGCACGAGTGACGATTCGGGGACATGCTGCAGATATGGATGCACAGCAGATTCTTTTTTGTCCGGAAGGTGCAGGTTTTCATATTGGTAACGCCGGACATGAACCTTTGGAGTTATTTCATCTGGTATTACAGGAGATTCCCACCGATGCAGACTACCCGCTTGCCACGACAACATCTGCTAAGCTGGCAGCATGGCCCTCTTTTTTGCCTGCCGGAGGAAAAGGCGATTGGAGCGAATCCGCAGTCATTTTACATATCCAATCTCCTGCAGAAATCCGCCGATTATGTGGGGAATTGAATACTTATGACGAGCATAGTGTACATCAGCCATTACAAATGCTCCGTTTTTATCGCAATTTTTATGAGCTGCTGCATTTGTTATGTATGGAAACCGAAGGTACTGTCCAAAATGATCATCTGACTTTTGAACAAATGATTCAGTATGTTCAGACGCATTATCGCGAGAATCTGCGGCGCGATGAACTGGCGCGTCAGATGGGAGTAACTCCAGAGCATTTTTCACGTCTGTTTCGCAGTTACAAAGGATGCTCTTTCAGTACCTATTTATCCAGGGTAAGGCTGAATCAGGCAAGACTGGATTTTCAGTTGTCACAGACGAGTACAGATATGATAGCCCGGCGATGCGGATACAGCGATGTGCATTATTTTAGCCGCAAATTCAAGCAGCAGTTCGGTCTGCCTCCCAGTCAATACAGAACGTCACTTAAGCAGTATGCTGCCTGTGATATCCCGCTAACATCCATGTTATTGTATCTGGGGATCAAGCCAGCCGCAGGTTATCTCAATCTAAATATGCTTCGCCTCTGGCAGGAGCATTTCTGGCCGCTGTCCAGTGCCGAAGCAGGCGGCTCATCAAGTGAAGCGCAAGAGACAAAGCCTTATTTACAGCTATCCGATCTGGAGAATCTGCCTACTCCCTCTTCAGAATGGATTCAAACGATCCAGCCTGACCTCTTGTTCGCTTATGAAGACCATCCGAATATAGAGCAGCTGAATGAATACGTACCCGTTCAGCAACTTGCGCTTGAGCACTATAACTGGCGGGAACAGTGGCTCTGGCTTGCCGAACGTGTACAACGTCAGCATCAAGCCCAGGCATGGCTGCAGAGCTGGGATACCCGACTGGAAGTAGCCAGACAGGACATACAATCCTGGCTGTCCAGACGCGAAACGGTAGGCATCTATAAAATTGTAGCTGAAAAAGTATATGTATATGGTAATCTGCGCAGTATGGGCGGTCCGCTGATCTACGATGGATTGGGCTGTGAAGCGCCAGAATCTGTTCAACAGCAGATTATTCGTAAGGGACTGTTAAATATAGAAGTACCTCTTCCTCAGCTCGATCATTATGCTGCCGATCATATGATCGTGATTCATTATCCGGTTGAGCATCAGAATCGCGAGCTCAGGCAGACTTCCCCTTCTGTAATGAACTCATCCTGGTGGAATCAGCTACCTGCTGTACAAGCTGGAAAAGTGTATATGATGGACCCGCATATTTTTTATGGATTTGATCCTTTTTCCCAGGAACTGCAGCTAGATAGGTGGCTGCAATGTCTGGCATCATATTTGCCATAA
- a CDS encoding DivIVA domain-containing protein yields MAVDENYQRKLEDQKRLFKQLGIKFDALTIHEKDFTTKMRGYSQEDVDFFLDDVILDYERFYKIITDLLDKYNELQRRQTYEKERVMAEKERVHEEKERAFARAQALENGVDKSVVTEAIVSLERTIAQMRARLQEDRSDKY; encoded by the coding sequence ATGGCTGTTGATGAGAACTATCAGCGGAAGCTGGAGGATCAGAAGCGGTTATTCAAGCAGCTGGGAATCAAGTTTGATGCACTTACAATTCACGAAAAGGATTTTACTACTAAAATGAGAGGCTACTCACAGGAAGATGTAGACTTTTTCCTGGATGATGTCATTCTCGACTATGAGCGTTTCTACAAAATTATTACGGATCTGCTCGATAAATATAATGAGCTGCAGCGTCGTCAGACATATGAAAAAGAACGCGTGATGGCTGAGAAAGAGCGTGTCCATGAAGAAAAGGAACGTGCCTTTGCCAGAGCCCAGGCGCTGGAGAATGGCGTGGACAAGAGCGTAGTGACCGAGGCGATTGTCAGCCTGGAGCGTACAATTGCCCAGATGCGTGCCCGTCTGCAGGAAGACCGTTCGGACAAATACTGA
- a CDS encoding ABC transporter substrate-binding protein, whose product MNKRLLTKPACMIAMMIVTCLLLAACGQSTAPTASSSTATKTETGADSSTNTAADRTIDTAKGKITIPAHPQRIVSTYYHGTLIALGLKPVAANKEWWMGSPFLKEQEQGIEDIGTPTSIEKVVSLNPDLIVINDFDVKSYDQFSQIAPTLYVPYTAYNSPKEEIQMFGKLLGREQQAQAWLTEYDEAARAGREKIKNVVKPGETAVLVNVREKDISILGDNYGRGGYALYDGLQLKPLDNVKKEVIDSGKQILKIQMENLPEYLNADHIFICFNDGTTDAQKNAVLSSAIWNSLPAVKSGQVYDLPYDTFSYYDPKSIVGQIGLLADMIVDKNKTK is encoded by the coding sequence ATGAATAAACGGCTGCTTACTAAGCCAGCCTGTATGATAGCGATGATGATAGTGACTTGTCTGCTGCTCGCTGCCTGCGGACAATCTACTGCCCCAACAGCTTCATCCAGTACAGCAACGAAAACGGAAACAGGTGCGGATTCCAGTACAAACACCGCAGCTGATCGTACAATCGATACGGCAAAAGGCAAAATTACGATTCCTGCTCATCCACAGCGTATTGTATCGACGTATTATCATGGTACATTGATCGCTCTGGGTCTAAAACCGGTTGCTGCCAACAAAGAGTGGTGGATGGGCAGCCCATTTTTAAAAGAACAAGAGCAGGGTATAGAAGATATTGGCACGCCAACCTCAATAGAGAAAGTCGTTTCGCTCAATCCCGATTTGATCGTTATTAACGATTTTGACGTTAAATCCTATGATCAATTCAGCCAGATTGCACCGACGCTTTATGTTCCTTATACCGCGTACAATAGTCCCAAAGAAGAAATTCAGATGTTCGGTAAATTACTTGGACGCGAACAGCAAGCCCAAGCATGGCTGACCGAATATGATGAAGCAGCCCGTGCTGGCCGGGAAAAGATCAAAAACGTCGTTAAACCTGGCGAAACTGCTGTGCTGGTCAATGTACGTGAAAAGGATATTTCTATTCTTGGCGACAATTATGGACGTGGTGGATATGCACTGTATGACGGCTTGCAGCTCAAACCGCTCGACAATGTAAAAAAAGAAGTCATCGACAGCGGCAAACAAATTTTGAAAATCCAAATGGAGAATCTGCCCGAGTACCTCAACGCTGATCATATTTTCATTTGTTTTAATGATGGAACTACAGACGCTCAAAAAAATGCAGTATTAAGCAGCGCCATCTGGAACAGTCTTCCTGCTGTCAAAAGCGGTCAGGTATACGATCTGCCGTATGATACATTCTCTTATTACGATCCCAAGTCTATTGTCGGACAAATCGGACTGCTGGCAGATATGATCGTAGACAAAAACAAGACCAAGTAA
- a CDS encoding efflux RND transporter permease subunit codes for MINYFVRKRKITLLFFVMLILFGVTQLSQMPKQLMPDIVVKTALVTTTYAGATPELMEQTVTEVLEQKIKEVTNLKTISSTSGNGISTITVQAEDDANAKDTWNELRRKVEDAQAELPTDADTPVVNDNLTSTFVQSFAIYGKTKEDIYGLSDLMNTWRDQLRSVPGITSVEIQGIPDQQVRIDLDMAKLQQYNISWETIRQAIQSENNRVPTGNLTYENRSYQLTVDKATDYNTLKDIVVFQTEAGIPVYLKDVADVQLLKETESYLSYYNGVPSISLDISSQTGSDVPTMNERLTEKMDSLKKTLPANVKIVSLFAQNDEVERIFGGLIKEMLIAIAAVILICTLGMNLLTAGFVALAIPVSIALGLIFLPGLGITLNQITIVGLIIVLGILVDDAVVVNDNIERRLSTLGENPTDASIKGTKEVAISIITATLATISAFLPLMVLQGDMGAFIRPIPTVISLCMLASMIMSLTIIPIFRQWYEERQIERGKRHIDKPAGLLGRQIQAVSNGYAHRLMPKVLKRPLLIGLIGLVVSTFAYGLAAFTPVELFPTSEDPQITINVNLPSGTSLQETDRVVQSMAAWIKKQPEVENMAYASGGAAPQLFTNLSGLGGSSANAGQILVTGKHGMNISQTTDQWADALKKDYPGIQTSVSGTDLGVSVGKPVSIRILGDDLEEIRSLTDQIKQIIGDTPGTYGITDTMGIDNYALDFVVNKQAMDRYKVTYSNLTQTLLMMGSGMSVGDFDNGEDLVDMKVYMKGSTSSSPSALLQQVNVTNSAGAQIPLSQIVSMKPTFSIQQIDRYDLQRVNTIEADVNGRTATEVMQEIQPKLQQMNFPEGYTWEIGGETSNQADTFGDLGKLFVVAVFLIFILIVIQFYSLSIPLIIMTTVYLAAAGGILGLFLTRTPIGFMSVMGIIALAGIVVRNGIVLIEFIEDARHEGMELKEAIIQAASARFRPILLTSLTAIVGMIPIATVGELLFRPLGVVIIFGLIFSTILTLFVVPSLYMVVARSKDKRQARKMERKQRRAEKLKAAPKV; via the coding sequence ATGATTAATTACTTTGTCCGCAAACGTAAAATCACTTTACTCTTCTTCGTTATGCTCATTCTGTTCGGTGTCACGCAGTTGTCCCAGATGCCGAAGCAGCTTATGCCGGATATCGTGGTCAAAACGGCTCTTGTTACCACTACATACGCTGGTGCAACACCGGAATTGATGGAACAGACCGTTACGGAAGTGCTGGAGCAGAAGATCAAAGAGGTCACCAATCTCAAAACGATCTCCTCCACCTCGGGAAACGGAATCTCGACGATTACCGTTCAAGCCGAGGATGATGCAAATGCCAAAGATACATGGAATGAGCTGCGCCGCAAAGTCGAAGATGCGCAGGCAGAATTGCCGACCGATGCCGATACACCGGTCGTCAATGATAACCTGACATCCACCTTTGTCCAGTCCTTTGCTATCTACGGCAAAACCAAAGAAGATATCTACGGTCTCAGCGATCTGATGAATACATGGCGTGATCAGCTCCGGTCCGTACCGGGCATCACCAGTGTCGAGATCCAGGGTATTCCGGATCAGCAGGTGCGTATCGATCTCGATATGGCCAAGCTGCAGCAGTACAATATCTCGTGGGAAACGATCCGGCAAGCGATTCAATCCGAGAATAACCGGGTCCCTACAGGTAATCTCACTTATGAGAACCGTTCTTATCAGCTGACGGTTGATAAGGCAACCGACTATAACACGCTCAAGGATATTGTTGTCTTCCAGACGGAAGCAGGTATCCCTGTCTATCTCAAAGATGTAGCCGATGTTCAGCTGCTCAAAGAGACTGAATCCTATCTCAGCTACTACAATGGCGTACCTTCGATTTCACTGGATATCAGCAGCCAGACTGGCTCTGACGTACCTACCATGAATGAACGCCTCACCGAGAAAATGGATTCTCTTAAAAAGACACTTCCGGCCAATGTCAAAATCGTCTCTCTGTTCGCGCAGAATGACGAGGTCGAACGAATCTTCGGTGGATTGATCAAGGAAATGCTGATCGCTATCGCAGCCGTTATCCTGATCTGTACGCTCGGGATGAATCTGCTGACTGCCGGCTTCGTTGCGCTGGCGATTCCGGTATCGATTGCGCTCGGACTGATCTTCCTGCCGGGTCTGGGCATTACGCTCAATCAGATTACGATTGTCGGTCTGATTATCGTGCTCGGGATTCTGGTCGATGACGCGGTCGTCGTCAACGATAATATTGAGCGAAGGCTGTCCACCTTGGGTGAGAATCCAACAGACGCCTCGATCAAGGGAACCAAGGAAGTTGCTATTTCGATTATTACCGCTACACTGGCGACGATCTCGGCCTTCCTGCCGCTGATGGTACTGCAGGGTGATATGGGTGCCTTTATCCGTCCGATCCCGACAGTAATCTCGCTGTGTATGCTGGCGTCGATGATCATGTCCCTGACGATTATCCCAATCTTCCGTCAATGGTATGAAGAACGTCAGATCGAACGCGGCAAACGCCACATCGACAAACCAGCCGGTCTGCTCGGACGGCAAATCCAGGCAGTCAGCAACGGTTACGCACACCGCCTGATGCCAAAAGTATTAAAACGTCCGCTGCTGATTGGTCTGATCGGTCTGGTCGTCAGTACATTTGCGTATGGTCTGGCCGCGTTCACTCCGGTGGAGCTGTTCCCGACCTCCGAAGATCCACAGATCACGATCAACGTGAATCTGCCTTCCGGCACATCGCTGCAGGAAACCGATCGGGTCGTACAAAGTATGGCGGCTTGGATCAAAAAGCAGCCTGAAGTTGAAAATATGGCATATGCTTCCGGTGGCGCCGCTCCGCAGCTGTTCACCAACCTGAGTGGACTGGGAGGCAGCAGTGCCAATGCCGGACAGATTCTGGTCACCGGTAAACATGGCATGAATATCAGCCAGACGACCGACCAGTGGGCAGATGCACTCAAAAAAGACTATCCGGGTATCCAGACTTCCGTTAGCGGAACCGATCTTGGTGTCTCGGTAGGTAAACCGGTATCGATCCGCATACTGGGTGATGATCTGGAAGAAATCCGCAGTCTGACGGACCAGATCAAACAGATTATCGGTGATACTCCAGGTACGTATGGCATTACCGATACGATGGGTATCGACAACTATGCACTGGACTTCGTTGTTAACAAACAGGCGATGGACCGCTACAAAGTGACCTACAGCAATCTGACGCAGACTCTCCTGATGATGGGCAGCGGTATGAGTGTCGGTGACTTTGATAACGGTGAAGATCTGGTGGATATGAAAGTCTACATGAAGGGTTCCACCTCTTCCAGCCCGTCTGCACTGCTGCAACAGGTCAATGTGACCAACTCGGCAGGCGCACAGATTCCACTGTCCCAGATCGTCAGCATGAAACCAACATTCTCGATCCAGCAGATTGATCGTTATGATCTGCAGCGCGTGAATACGATTGAAGCAGACGTTAACGGACGCACGGCGACCGAAGTCATGCAGGAGATCCAGCCGAAGCTGCAGCAGATGAATTTCCCGGAAGGTTACACATGGGAAATCGGCGGTGAAACGTCCAACCAGGCCGATACATTCGGTGACCTGGGTAAACTGTTCGTCGTTGCAGTATTCCTGATCTTTATTCTGATCGTGATCCAGTTCTACTCCCTGTCGATTCCGCTCATTATTATGACTACTGTCTATCTGGCCGCAGCCGGTGGTATTCTCGGCTTGTTCCTGACACGTACACCGATCGGTTTTATGTCGGTGATGGGGATTATCGCCCTCGCGGGTATCGTCGTCCGGAACGGTATCGTACTGATTGAATTTATCGAAGATGCCAGACATGAAGGCATGGAACTGAAAGAAGCGATTATCCAGGCGGCTTCCGCCCGTTTCCGTCCGATCCTGCTGACTTCCCTGACTGCGATTGTCGGTATGATCCCGATCGCTACCGTCGGCGAGCTGCTGTTCCGCCCGCTCGGGGTCGTTATTATCTTCGGTCTGATCTTCTCCACCATTCTGACATTGTTCGTAGTTCCATCCCTCTACATGGTTGTCGCACGTTCCAAAGACAAGCGGCAGGCACGTAAAATGGAACGAAAACAACGCAGAGCAGAGAAACTAAAAGCTGCTCCAAAAGTATAA
- a CDS encoding TetR/AcrR family transcriptional regulator: MKSKEEDIIEAAVRLFSEKGYTATSVDEIAKESGMAKASFYKFFQSKEDVLIATVKMHSQTVEEHIFSFYAKSDEEPQQKISSFIQVHLKSTLESKIHSVMMSIHDKSILQNEKLLEECLLLEYRLNQWSTDCLVDIYGDQVKPYVYDIIFLIRGLLMQYMFLPIIGIKSNLDQSEISDYLAKMVDGMAKNMFDHGYKPIWDCNELQLGNQHVQDSPVFKGIMIHELMFSLKRSLHHLNIPDLEKEEIWQVLSTLEQEIADPHRRFGMIKAMLQFLEQQPVFVDNCTRLKKILAV; the protein is encoded by the coding sequence TTGAAAAGCAAAGAAGAAGATATTATCGAGGCGGCGGTTCGACTTTTTTCCGAAAAAGGATACACGGCAACATCGGTTGACGAAATTGCCAAAGAAAGCGGAATGGCCAAAGCTTCATTTTACAAATTTTTTCAGAGCAAGGAAGATGTACTGATTGCGACGGTGAAAATGCACTCGCAGACGGTAGAAGAGCATATTTTCAGCTTTTATGCCAAATCGGATGAAGAGCCGCAGCAGAAAATATCCAGCTTTATTCAGGTTCATCTGAAAAGTACACTCGAAAGCAAAATTCATTCGGTCATGATGTCTATTCATGATAAAAGTATCCTGCAAAATGAAAAGCTGCTAGAAGAATGTCTGCTACTGGAATATCGGCTAAATCAATGGAGTACAGACTGTCTCGTCGATATTTATGGCGATCAGGTAAAGCCGTATGTATATGATATTATCTTCCTGATCCGCGGGCTGCTCATGCAATACATGTTCCTGCCGATAATCGGGATCAAGTCCAATCTGGATCAGTCCGAGATATCCGACTACCTCGCCAAAATGGTAGATGGAATGGCCAAAAATATGTTTGATCATGGCTACAAACCGATCTGGGATTGTAACGAATTGCAGCTTGGCAATCAACATGTCCAAGACAGTCCGGTATTCAAGGGGATCATGATTCATGAACTGATGTTCAGTCTGAAGCGTAGTCTGCACCATCTGAATATACCGGATCTGGAAAAAGAAGAAATCTGGCAGGTTCTGTCTACACTGGAACAGGAAATCGCAGATCCGCATCGCCGCTTTGGCATGATCAAAGCTATGCTGCAATTCCTGGAACAGCAGCCGGTATTCGTCGACAATTGTACACGATTGAAAAAAATACTGGCTGTATAA
- a CDS encoding alpha-L-fucosidase, with protein sequence MNDQPIKDTESNIPDDQQPAVVQDGVHNYSSEESWIKPEDPVLLERLEWFKDQKLGLMMHWGPYSQLGVVESWALSDEDGDWSRDGIDWQDDPQEFKREYFDLNKTFNPIRFQPDVWADLASEGGFRYLNFTTKHHDGFCMWDTHTTDYRITGKDTPFHRHKYADIVGNLFDAFRARGLAISAYFSKADWHTPYYWADGMERGQHSWRGPTYDPNAYPWLWEQFVQFTHDQITELLTAYGRIDVLWLDAGWVRPGKRGQDIRLGEVVDRARQHQPWLLAADRTVGGAYENIVTPEQTVPEHPMSIPWESCVTMGTSFSFRYEDQYKSVRELVHLLMEIVAKGGNLALNVGPQPDGRLPEGAIHRIKGLGAWLNVYGEAVYSTRSCEPAYTGNWAFTAKQSEHKVYATHLYRDEHASIPATHLIPYQGTVHSIDLLGENVVETIDFQQTAEGIQVHLPIPAQTETQAPIAHVFRLHV encoded by the coding sequence ATGAACGATCAACCAATCAAGGATACAGAATCGAATATACCCGATGACCAGCAGCCTGCCGTAGTACAGGATGGGGTTCACAACTACAGCAGCGAAGAATCATGGATAAAGCCGGAAGATCCGGTTCTGCTGGAACGTCTGGAGTGGTTTAAGGATCAGAAGCTGGGCCTGATGATGCACTGGGGTCCTTACTCGCAGCTGGGCGTTGTCGAATCCTGGGCGCTCAGTGACGAGGATGGAGACTGGTCACGCGATGGAATTGACTGGCAGGATGATCCTCAGGAGTTCAAACGTGAATATTTTGACTTGAACAAGACCTTTAACCCGATCCGGTTTCAGCCGGACGTATGGGCAGATCTGGCGAGTGAAGGCGGATTTCGCTATCTGAACTTTACGACCAAGCATCATGACGGCTTTTGTATGTGGGATACGCATACGACCGATTACCGGATTACAGGCAAAGACACGCCGTTTCACCGTCACAAGTATGCCGATATTGTTGGCAATCTGTTTGATGCTTTTCGTGCACGCGGGTTGGCGATCTCGGCTTACTTTTCCAAAGCAGATTGGCATACTCCCTATTACTGGGCAGATGGGATGGAGCGTGGGCAGCATAGCTGGCGTGGGCCAACGTATGATCCGAATGCGTATCCATGGCTTTGGGAACAATTTGTGCAGTTTACACATGATCAGATTACAGAGCTGCTTACTGCGTATGGACGCATCGATGTACTCTGGCTCGATGCAGGGTGGGTACGTCCCGGCAAAAGAGGACAGGATATTCGTCTAGGCGAAGTGGTAGATCGGGCAAGACAGCATCAACCATGGCTGCTGGCAGCAGATCGTACAGTCGGCGGTGCGTACGAGAATATTGTAACGCCCGAGCAGACCGTGCCGGAGCATCCCATGTCGATTCCATGGGAAAGCTGCGTGACCATGGGCACTTCCTTTTCGTTCCGCTATGAGGACCAGTACAAGTCCGTTCGTGAACTGGTGCATCTGCTAATGGAGATCGTTGCCAAAGGGGGCAATCTGGCACTTAATGTAGGTCCGCAGCCAGACGGACGCTTGCCGGAAGGAGCTATTCATCGTATCAAAGGACTTGGTGCATGGCTCAACGTATATGGAGAAGCGGTCTATAGTACGCGTAGCTGTGAACCTGCGTATACAGGGAATTGGGCTTTTACAGCAAAGCAGTCTGAACACAAAGTGTATGCCACTCATCTGTATAGAGACGAACATGCGAGTATTCCGGCGACTCATCTTATTCCTTATCAAGGAACAGTGCATTCCATTGATCTGCTGGGAGAAAATGTGGTGGAAACAATCGATTTTCAGCAGACGGCAGAAGGGATACAGGTTCATTTGCCTATTCCTGCGCAGACTGAAACCCAGGCACCTATTGCTCATGTTTTTCGTTTACATGTATAA